The region AGATGGACGGCTACGCCGCCACCGCCGCCATCCGGTCGATGCCGCGCTTCGCCAAGCTGCCGATCATCGCGGTGACCGCCAAGGCCATGCACGGTGACCGGGAGAAGACGCTGTCATCCGGCGCGAGTGACTACGTCACCAAGCCCGTCGACGCCGAGGAGCTCATCGTCTGCATGCGGCACTGGCTGGACCTGCCCGGCGACGGCCCCCGCGAGGAGCCCGGCGAAGATTCCGGCAGCGGTTCCGGCACTCAGGCCTGACCGGCGGGGTCGCGGGCGGCCGGGTGCGCGTGCAGGTCCTCCAGCACCGCCCGGGCGGCCCGCCGCCCGGAGACCAGCGCGCCCTGGATGGACCCGGTGTCGCGGTGGTCGCCGCAGACATAGCGTCGTGCTCCACGCGCGCCGGGGCCCTCCGCCGGGAGCCGCACCGGGCGGCGCAGCGGCATCGGGGGCGGCATCGCGGGCAGGGCCGCCTCGATCGCGTAGGTGGCGACGTGCTCCCACGACGAGGTGTCGCCGTAAATCCGGGCGAGCCGGTCCCGCACCCGGGGCTCGTCCCGGTCGCCGTGTACACCGAGGACCGAGGTGGAGATCAGCGCGCGGCCGTCGGAGGAGTACTCGGGCGCGGCGTCGGTGACCACGATCGTGTCGGTGATCAGGCCCTCCGCGTCCACGATCTGCGTCGGCTCGCCGAGCGGCGACGTGGGAGCGGCGTGGTAGAAGGTCGTGACCGGCCGCATCGCGGGCACCGGCAGACCGGGCAGGAGCCGACCCGCCGTGGCCGGGTCGGCCGCGACCACCACGGCGGACGCCTCCATCTCGCCGCCCATCTCACCCTCGCCGTCGAGGGCGACACCGGTGGGAGTCAGCGCGCCGACGGCGGTCTCCAGGCGGACCGCGTCCGGCGGGAGACGCTCGGCGAGCTGCTCCGGGATCCGCTCCATGCCAAGGGCCGGCAGGCCGATGGTGCCCCGCACGAAGGACCGCCAGAACAGGTGGAAGATCCGGCTGGAGGTCTCCAGTTCCCGCTCCAGGACCACGCCCGCCAGGAAGGGCCGGAACAGGTTCTCGACGACCTCCGGGGACGCGCCCCAGTGCCGCAGCTCCTCCTCGGTGGTGCGCTCGGCGCCGCCCCGCCGCCGTACGAGGGAGTCGGGCAGCAGCAGGTCGCGGGTGGTGAGCGCGGCGAGCACGGCCTTGTCCACCGGCGTGCCCACCCGGGCGAACAGGCCGCTGAGCGCCTGGCGCGGATGCCGCCACGGCAGCGTCACCCGCTCGCGCCGCCCCTCGCGGAAGACGATCACTCCCGAGGTGAACGGACGCAGGCGCAGCGCCGGGATGTCGAGGACCCGGGCGGCCTCGGGATAGCCGGTGTTGAAGACCTGATACCCGCGGTCGAGCCGGAAGCCGTCCACGAGATCGGTGCGGATCCGGCCGCCGACGCCGTCGGAGGCCTCCAGGACCCGGACCGCCACCCCCGCCCTGTGCAGGTGGACGGCGCAGGCCAGCCCCGCGAGTCCCGCGCCGACGACGATCACCGCGGCAGGCTGTGGCATGAACCGCCCCTCCTCTTGCCGTAACTCGCCCGTACGTCTTCGCATCGGTATTCGAGCCCGGCGGAGGCCGCGGATGCAGCCGGCCGCCGGGGAAGCGGCTGTGAACGTTCCCAGGGCGGCGGTGCCCGGAAGGTGAAATTTTCAGTGATCACTGCCGTCCGGCAGTGCGGGGACGCCCGGCGCGGGCCCGGCCGCGACCGCTCCCACCTGCCCGGGCCGCCACCCGGGGACGCGCCGGGCGGCCGCGTCCACATGGGTGAATAGCGAATGTTTGACCACAGCGCCCGTTTCGCGTTGTGATGACGCGGCACCCCGGCATGGCCCCGCCCGGGTCGCGTCCGGCCCACCGCCCCAGGTCCCCGGCTCCCGGAGGTCTCGCGTGGACCGGCCGGCGCGGTGCGTCCCGGACGCCGTCGCGGCCCTGCCGGCACCACCGGCACCCTCGTCTGGAGTTTGGATGACCACACGACGAAGATTCGCGTCGATCGCCGCCGTGGCCTCGGCCGCCGCCCTCGCGGGAGCCGGGGCGCTGCCCGCCCTCCCCGCGTCGGCGGCGGCGGGCTGCCGGGTCGACTATCAGGTGACGAACCAATGGCAGGGCGGGTTCGGCACCTCCGTGACGATCACCAACCTCGGCGACGCGGTCAACGGCTGGACGCTCACCTGGTCGTACACCGCGGGGCAGACGGTGACGCAGGCGTGGAACGCGACGGTCACCCAGAGCGGCGCGCAGGTGACCGCGAAGGACGCCGGCTACAACGGGTCGATCCCCACCGGCGGGACGGCCTCGTTCGGCTTCAACGGTTCGTGGAACGACTCCGCCAACCCCGTGCCCGCGAACTTCGCGCTCAACGGCACCGCCTGCACCGGCGGGGTCACGAGCAGCCCCAGCGCGTCGCCCAGCCCCAGTGCCAGCCCCAGTGCCAGCCCCAGCGCGTCGCCCAGCCCCAGTGCCAGCCCCAGTGCCAGCCCCAGTGCGTCGCCCAGCCCCAGTGCCAGCCCCAGTGCCAGCCCGACGCGGTCTCCGAGCCCGTCGCCGAGCCCGTCGCCCAGCCCCTCGCCCAGCCCCTCCCCGAGCCCGTCGGCGACCCCCACGACCATCCCGGCCGGGGCGCGGCAGATGGAGAACCTGGGCCGCGGCCTGATCAGCGTGCGGTCCGGCAACGGCAACCTGGTCTCCTGGCGGCTGCTCGGCACCGAGAGCATCGGCACCGGGTTCAACGTCTACCGGGGGTCGACGAAGCTGAACTCCTCGCCGATCACCAACTCCACGAACTACGTCGACTCGGGCGCCGCCGCCGACGCGTCGTACACGGTGCGGGCCGTGGTGGACGGCGCCGAGCAGGCGGCGTCGGCGTCGTCGCTGCGTTTCACCGGCGGCGACTATCTCGACGTGCCCATCCAGCCGCCGTCCGGCGGCACGACGCCCGACGGGGTCGCCTACACCTACAGCGCCAACGACGCGAGCGTGGGCGACCTGGACGGCGACGGCCAGTACGAGTTCGTGCTGAAGTGGGACCCGTCCAACGCCAAGGACAACTCCCAGTCCGGATACACCGGAAACGTCTTCGTCGACGCGTACCGGCTCAACGGCTCCCGGATGTGGCGGATCGACCTCGGCCGCAACATCCGCGCGGGCGCGCACTACACGCAGTTCCAGGTGTACGACTACGACGGCGACGGCAGGGCCGAGGTGGCGATGAAGACCGCCGACGGCACCAAGGACGGCACCGGGAAGGTCATCGGCAGTTCCTCGGCCGACTACCGCAACTCCTCCGGTTACGTCCTGTCCGGGCCGGAGTACCTGACGATGTTCAACGGCCAGACCGGCGCCGCCGTGTCCACCGTGAACTACGACCCACCGCGCGGGACGGTCTCCTCCTGGGGCGACTCCTACGGCAACCGGGTGGACCGCTTCCTCGCCGCCACCGCCTATCTCGACGGCGCCCGCCCGTCGCTGGTCATGTCGCGCGGCTACTACACCCGTACGGTCATCGCGGCGTGGGACTTCCGCAACGGCTCGCTGACCAAGCGGTGGACGTTCGACTCCAACTCCAGCGGCAGCCAGTACACCGGCCAGGGCAACCACAACCTGGCGGTGGCCGACGTGGACGGCGACGGCAGGGACGAGATCGTCTTCGGCGCGATGGCGATCAACGACAACGGCACGCCGCTGTGGAACACCGGCAACGGGCACGGCGACGCCCTGCACGTCGGCGACCTCGACCCGTCCCGGGCCGGGCTGGAGGTGTTCAAGGTCGACGAGGACACCAGCAAGCCCGCGGCGTGGATGGCCGACGCCCGCACCGGCTCCATCATCTGGACCAACGGCTCCTGCGGCTGCGACAACGGGCGCGGCGTCTCCGGCGACATCTGGGCCGGCAGCCCGGGCGCCGAGTCGTGGTCGGCCGCGGTCTCCGGCGTCTACAACACCAGGGGGCAGAACGTCGGGCGCAAGCCGGGCTCGACGAACTTCCTCGTCTGGTGGGACGCCGACCCCGTCCGCGAACTGCTCGACGGCACCCACATCGACAAGTACGGCACAAGTAGTGACACCCGGCTGCTGACGGCGAACGGGGTCCACTCCAACAACGGCACCAAGTCGACCCCGTCGCTGTCGGCCGACCTGTTCGGCGACTGGCGCGAGGAGGTCGTCTGGCCGACGAACGACAACACCGCCCTGCGGATCTACAGCACGACCACGGCGACCACCCGCCAGATCCACACGCTCATGCACGACCCGACGTACCGGCTGGCGATCGCCTGGCAGAATACCGCCTACAACCAGCCGCCCCACCCGGGCTTCTTCCTCGGCGACGGCATGGCCACTCCGAGCAGGCCAAACATCTATCTCCGCTGACTCGCGCGCTCACGTGACTGCCCCTTGGGCCGTCTCTGGGCCGTCAGCCTGCCCAGGGGGCCGTCGCAGCGCCCGATCGATCAATGTCCTCATCCTCTGATCACTCTTCGGCATCAAGTGCGCGTAGACCCGCAGTGTGATCGTCGGGTCGCCGTGGCCGAGCCACTCGGCCACGGCCTGGATCGACTCGCCCTCGGTCAGCAGCACGCTGGCGAAGTAGTGCCGCAGCATGTGCATCCCGTGCTCGCGGTAGAGGTGACCGCGCTTCTCGCCCGCAGCCAGCTTCGGCACGATGCCGACCTGCTCCAAGGCCGCGTGCCAGATCTCGTTGATCCTGTCCCGGTAGACGGCCCCGCCGTAGGCGTTGCCGGGGCAGGAGAAGAACAGGCGAGCGGTGCGGGGTGCACCGTCGAGCGTGCGCCACGGCAGCGTCACCGTGAGCGGTTCGTACTCCCGCATGTGCTCTGCCAGCACCAGCTTCACACTCTCGGGCAGCGGCTCCTCGCGTACCTTCTCGCCCTTCGGCAGGGCGAAGACGAGCTTGCTCGACAGGACCTTGATCTGTCGCTGGACCTTGACAGTCCCCCGTAGCCAATCGATGTCATCTGGGCCGAAGCCGAGGATCTCGCCCTGCCGCATCCCGAGGCCGGCACCTACCGCAACCATCGCCTGATAGCGGCCGGGTAAGGCCTCGCCCATCGCGAGCACTTGCTCTGCCGTCCACGGGACGAGCTTCTTCTTCGTGCTTCTCGGCAGCACAACCGTGGACGTCTTGACCGGGTTCTTCGTGATGAGCTCGTCGTCGATTGCCACGGCGAAGACCGTGCCGACGTGCGTCATGATGGTCCCGATATAGGAGGGCGCGAGGCCGTTGCTCTCCATCTTCTTCACCACGGCCTGCACCATGCTCGGCCGCTTCGACAGGCGCCCGATCTCCTTACTCCCGATGACCGGATAAACGTGGTTCGTCAAGCGGGTGTGCATAACTTTTCGCGTCGAGGGATCGAGGGTGCGGCTCTCGATGACATCCTCGGCCAGCTTCCGGAATGTGATTTTCCCAGCGTCGGGATCGACATACGTGCCTCGCAACACGTCGGCCTCTACCTGGATCTTAAATCGCTCCGCATCGACCTTTTTCTCGAACGACCTATTGCGTTCTCGGTCGTCAGGGTCGAGGTAGCGCACTCGCCAGCGCTTGCCCTTGCCGTACCGCATCGGGTCCTTTTCCATGACCGGTTTCCCGTTCGCCCCGATCAGAAGTTTTCCATCGGCACCACGTTTCCGTCGCATCCACCGGTCGTCGATATGCGCCACTCGTCATTCCTCTCCGTCAAGTCCCAAGCGGCGCCTCATCGCCGCGTTCCCGTTCGCGATGAACACCCGGACCTCCTGGTCGAGCTGGCGGGTGACCCGCCCACGAAGCGCGTAGATCCGGTTAGCTGTGGCTTCGTCCCACACGTCGCCCGGCTCCTTCGCACGCACCCGCGCGTCCCGTTCCGCGGTCAACGTGCGCCCCCATAGATGCGCGCTGATGGCCGCGAAGACGTGGGGCGCCTCCTTGAAGCGGTAGGCCGCCCGCACCTCGGCCTCCCCCGAGTCCCGAAGCACCTCCGCGAAACCCGCCGGCGGGCCATTGATGCCGAGTTCGCGACAGCGGCCCCGGATCCGGGGCCAGATCAGCGGATCCCCGCCGGGGAGCTGGGCCGCTTGCTCCGTCGGGCGGATGACGATGTCGTTGCCCAGCGCGTCGTACTCGAGTAGGCGAGGAGCATCCCGGGCGGTCACGCGAACATGGCTCGTCAGCTGAAGGTCGCCGTCCGCGTCGAACAGGTCCGACATGCTCACTGGCCGGTCAAGCGACCACTGCAGGAGCATGGGCAGCAGTAGCAGCTCTTCCCCGCTGAGAGCCTTCTCTCCGCGCTCCAGGGCGGCGATCTTAGATCGCGACCAGGCGAGACCCATGCTGCGCGCGGTCCGAGAGATGTCCTCTTGGCGTTTGCCGGCGGCCTCGCGGAGGTCGCGCACACGTTCGCCGATCACCTCGCGGAGTGATCTCGGAGCGTTCATAGCGTTCACGGTAGCACGCTCACGCGGTCCAATCTTGACCCGCTTGACAATGCGTTCAGCGTGCCCCATGGTTGTCGTCACGCGACCCAATTACGGACCGCACGAAGGAGGAATTGTGGACGTGACGACGGAAGACGCCCTGTGGACGACGGCCGAGGCCGCCGCCTACCTGAGACGCCCAGAAGGGACATTGCGGCAGTGGCGGCACAAGGGTGTCGGGCCCAAGGGATTCCGGCAGATGGGCCGGGTTGTCTACCGCCGGAGCGAGGTCATGAGGTGGCTGGAGGAGCAGGAGCGCGCCGAGGCAGAGCGTTGAGCACACCCGCCCATAGAGGCGTGATCGGTCTCAGGTCGTCACGTAGCTGCTCGGATCAGGGGGATGCCCGATGGGCCGTACGGAGGCGCGGATCTTCGCCTCGATCTGGCGCGATAGCGATTTCCGCGCCCTGCGCCGGAGCGCACAAGGCACGTACTTCTTCCTGCTGAGCTCCCCCGACCTCAGCCATGCCGGGACGATCCCTCTGCGCCTGCGCCGGTGGAGCAGCGCGGCCGAGGACTTCACCGTCGAGGCTCTCGAAGAGGACCTCGCCGCGTTGGAGGCGGGCCGTTTCATCGTCGTTGACCCCGCCACCGAAGAGATCTTGATCCGGTCGCTGATCCGACGAGACAAGGTGGCCAGGAACCCCGGCCTGTTCGAGGCCGCGGTTCAGCAGATCGCGCTCATCGAGTCCCTGCGGATCCGGGCCGTCGTCCGCGCCGAGTTGCAGCGCCTCGCGGCCACCCCGGACGAGGTCAACGACAAGGTCAAGCCCCAGCTCCTGGCCGTCATCCAGACCCTCTCGGAGGGGGTAATCGCCCCGTCCTCCGAGGGGCTGTTGGGGGGACCCCCCGAGGGACCCCCAGGGGGGGAGGGCATCACCACCGAGGGGAAGGGGGGTACTCACCGTACAGAAGTAATCCCCCCTGCCCCTCTCCCCTCACCCCCAGCCATCTCCTCGTCGGCGGCTGCGCCGCACGACGGCGAGCAGACGCGCGAGGACGTCGAACGCCTCTGCAAACACCTCGCGGATCGCATCGAGGGCGGCGGATCGAAGCGGCCGACCATCGGCAAGGGATGGCGCGATGCCGCCCGCCGGATGCTGGACCTCGACGGGCGCACCGAGGAGCAGATCCACCGGGCCATCGACTGGGCCCAGGACAGCGAGTTCTGGTGCAGCCGGATCATGTCGATGCCGAAGCTGCGCGAGAAGTACGACGTGCTCCGGCTGCAGGCTCAGCGCAGCGGGACCCGTGCCGCACCGCACGGCAGGGCTCAATCGACGACCGACGCACGTGTCGCTCAGGCCCTCGACGTCGCGCAGCGCCTCGCCGCAGAAGAAGCCCCACAGGACCGGAAGGAGATCGCGAGATGAACCCCTCCGAGGCGGCCGTCCTACTCGGCATCGCCGCCGCCTTCGACCGGCGCACCGTTGGCGAGGTCGACGCACGGGCGTGGGCCGAGGCCCTCGCCGACGTGGCCCTCGACGACGCGCGCGCGGCCGTCGTGGAGCACTACCGCGAGAGCGCCCGCTGGCTCATGCCTGCGGACGTGCGGACCCGCGTCAAGGCGATGCGCCGTGCCCGGCTGGAGCGCGAGGTCCTTCCGGCGCCGCCCGCGGAGCTGTGCGACGACGTGAAGGGCTACAAGGCCGCGCTCGACCGGCGCATCGCGCAGATCGCGGACGGCTGGTCCAAGGGCCTGGCGCTCGACGCGCCTAAGGGCCAGCACCGCCCCACTGAGGCCTACCGCAAGGCACGTGGGGAGGACGCGCGCCACGACCTCCGTGTCGCGTCGCTGCACCTGCCGTGCCCGCACTGCAAGGCCGCCCCCGGCGCGGTGTGCGTCAACGCCGTGGGCAAGCCGCTCGCGACCGAGCCCGCGCACGAGGCCAGGCTCGTCGCGGCCGGACTCGCCCGATGGACCGAGGTCCGCGGCGTACGCCGCGCCGAACTGATCGGGTCGAGCTCGTGAGCGGGCATGCTCGGCGGCGTGCCGACCGCCTCGACGAGCTTGAGGAGCGCTTGGAGCAGATCCGCGGCGCGATCGACGTCATCGATGACGAGCAGCTGATCCACGCCATCGTCCACAGCGAGAAAGGCCGGCAACTCGTCCGCGTGCTGGCCAACCTCCGGGTGCTCGCCGACGGCGCCACCAGCCCACGGAGGGGCCGGTGACGCCGCCCAGGACCCGCGTGGAGCTTCGCACCCAGTCCGTCGCGCCGCGCCGCGTGAAGGTCGAGGGCGACCGGTTCCACGGTCGCGTGCCTGAGGGGGCGGTGTACGTCGGCCGGGCCGCTCCGGGCCTGCGCCGCTCGCCGTTCGCCAACCCGCACACGGTCGGGAAGTTCTGCCGGGAGTGCGGGGGCCAGGTCCACGACCAGGCCGCGGCCGTCGAGGCGTACCGGCGGCACCTGCGCAAGCGTCCCGAGCTCGTCGAGCGGGCCCGCGCCGAGCTCGCCGGCCGGAACTTGGCCTGCTGGTGCAGGCCCGGAGAACCGTGTCATGTCGACGTTCTGCTCGCCGTCGTCCCTGGAGAGGAAGCCTGACTCCTTGACCCACGCCGATGACCTCTCCTACCTCGTCACCGAACTGCTGGACCAGGTCACCATCCGGGTCGAGTTCGCCGTGCGCCGCACCACACACCAGCGCACCCGCATCGAACAGCGCGCGGTCACCCGCCATGACCCTGGCCTCCTGTGGCAGCTCGGCTCCGTCATCGCCCGCGCCGGCCACGCCTGGGCCGTCATCGACATCGTCGAGACGATCGGCACCCGCGAGCGGCGCACCGGCCACCGCGTCCAGCGGGTCCCCTCATTCTCCTTCGTGATCCCCGGCGCGACCATCCCGTCCGGTTCCCCGGGCTGGGACGCCGACGGCGCGCTGTCGCCGATGCGCGGCGGCGGGTCGTTCGAGTCCGAAGCCCCGGTCACGGCCGCCCTCGAGCTCGAAGACGCCATCGCCTCCCAGATCGCCCACGTCCACGCCCACCTGATCCAGGCGACAGGGCAGACCTCGACACGGCGGACGATCGGCGGGCGCCTGCGCGAGCTCGTCCACCTCGTCGCCCTCCTGGAGGACGCCGACGAGGTCGACCTCGCCACCTGGGCCGTCGGCCGCGCCCGCTCCTGGGTGTCGTCCTGCCGGACCCTCCTCGGCTACGACGCCAGGATCATCGAGCTGGCCCGATGGCATTGCCCCGACTGCAGCGGACGGCTGCGCACCCGGGCCGACGACGAGTCCCTCGTGTGGTGCGCGGGCATCGGCATCGTCCACGGCCCGCGCCACCACCCCGACGACCCCATGCCCGTCACCTACCCCGGCTGCGGCAACCGGTGGGGAAAACTGCAATGGGTCGACCTCATGATCCGCCAGCCAGGAAAAATGGCCCGATAGCGCAAGAATCATCGAGTTTTGTCGGATCCTTCGCCTACCCTCACCCACATGGCACAACCAGACCCACTTCTCGAGGTGCTCGTCGACCTCACCAACGACACCGAGACCGGCGAAATCGGCATCACCGTCTCGGCGCACGGCACCCTGGTCACAGGCACCCTCGTCCCCTCGCACGTCTACGCCAGGGGCGTGAAGGACGTGCTCCGCACCGCGAGCAACTTCACCGACCCCAGTCAGGAGGGATACGACGCGCTCTTCCGTCACATGGAAGAGCAGGTGCGGGCCAAGCGTGACGCTCGGCAAGCGAACGTCGACGCCGAAGACGGCGAGGAGTTCACGCCGCCGAAGTACATCCACCTGAAGAACGCCGTGGCGGTATTCGGCACTGGGATCCCCGAGGGCGCCAACAACTGGTGGCGTGCCCGGCTGGAGTCCATCGACACGTGGGCGATCGGCTCCATGAGCAACAAGCAGTCGCCTGTGATCGACTCGCAGTAGTAGGGCGGGGAAGCGAACCCGGGAGGACGCCGGTCCAGGCGCCTCCCGGATTCCGCGAGCTCACGACCTGACCAGCCATAATGATCACATGACCACCTCGCGCCGCCACGTCCACGAGTGGCCCGGTCTACTCCGCCCCATCTGGGTCGCCGCTGCCTACACCGGCCGGCCCGAACGCACCATCCGCACCTGGGCCCGCGACCTCCGGGTCACCTCCGCCTGGCACCTGCCTACCGCCGAACTCCTCGTCGATCTCGGCGACGTGGTCGCCCTCAACGGCACCGCCCAACGCCGGACACGCACCGCGGCTTGACTTTCGGCACGTCCTTAAATCACGATTGGCCCTGGTACCCCATGCCCTCAGACGCCACGCTCTGAGGGTTTTCGCATGTCAAGGACCAGGTCCCTTAGCTTTCACTCGGGGGCTTCATTCATCCCGGGGGCCTGTTCAGCACCCGGGGATCCCGCGTGCCGGGGGCATCACGCCCGGGACCTCCGGGCCCCGAGGCGGGAGCGCCGGGGCAGGGCGGCGACACAGGCCCGACGGCACGACCCGTGCGCCCCGCCTCGCCTGGCCTCGCCCACACGGCACACGGCACACGGCAGACGAACACGCGCCCCTGCCGTACGCCCTGACCTCACCGCAACGGCAAGACCGTACGGTCAGCCCGCCCACGTGACGGCGATGAGCACCGTGACCCACCAGGCCAGGAGCGCGACATGGGTAACGGCGGACGCACCGGCCACGCCTACCGGAAGCTCATCGCCACGGTGAAAGCCCGGCCCGACGGGTGGATGTGCTGCAGATGCCGCGGGCCTATCGACCCAGGCCTGCCCTGGCCCGACCCCCGCTCCTGGTCCCTGGACCACCTGGTGCCCCTCGCCCATGGTGGTCCGCTGCTGGATCCCTCGAACGCTGCTGCTGCTCATCTCAGCTGCAACAGCAAACACGGAAACTCGATCAAGACGAAGCTCATCCCAACCCAAGTGTGGTGACAAACATGCAGGTCACGAGGGGTAGGGGGGCACCCCACACACGCACCAAGATCAACAGGCCGGAGACCCGCCGCATCTCCGTTTCTGTCCGCGTGCGCTGTAGCTCCAAGCGATGAGCCCGCGACGGAGAGTCGGCCCGCAGGAAGCCGCAGTTCAGCGGGATCTTGAGCGGTTGCCCGAGGCGGATCGGAACGGGGCGCTGGCGGCCCTCGCGCTGAACCTCGCGCGGCGGCTGGACGCGGGCCCGGCTGGGCTGCGGGACACGGCGAGCGTGGCGCGCGAGTTGCGCGCAACGCTGGTGGAGATCGCCAACCGGGTGGTGCCGTTGCCGGAGGCCGACCCGCTCGACGACTTGGCGGAACGCCGCGCGAGCAGACGCGCGACTGGCTGATCGACCGCGGACTGATCACCGCGGTTCCCGGAAGGCCCTCACACCCCCAGGCGTGAGGGCCTTCCGCATGCCTGGGGGAGGCTCGATGTCGCTGATCGGTCGGCAGGAGCCGACACACATGTCGGTGCCGCCGTACGAGGCGACGTCCGGACCGGAGGTCGTGGAGCTCGCCGAGATGGCCGGCCTGTTCCTCGACGACTGGCAGCAGCTGATCCTCTGTCACGGGCTCGGCGAACGCGCCGACGGGAAGTGGTCGGCGTTCGAGGTCGCCGAGATCCTCAGCCGGCAGAACGGCAAGAACGCCGTGTTCGAGGCCCGGGAGCTCGGCGGGCTGTTCCTGCTGGGCGAGGAACTCATCATCCACACAGCCCACGAATTCAAGACCAGTGCCGAGGCGTTCCGCCGCGTCGAGAGCTGCGTATCGAACACCGACCAGTTCCGGCGCCGCATCGCGCGCATCGACCGCACCCGCGGCGAGGAAGGCATCGAACTCCGGCCGACGCCGACCATCATCACCGGGGCGGGCGGCCGGTCGGTGCGCAGGAGTCGTACGGCACGCCTGCGGTTCCTGGCCCGCTCCAAGGGGTCGGGCCGCGGTTTCTCCGGGGACTGCGTAATCCTCGACGAGGCGTACGAGCTGGGCGACGACCACATGAGCGCGCTGCTGCCCACCCTGTCCGCCCGGCCGAACCCGCAGCTGTGGTACGGCTCGTCGGCCGGCATGAAGACGTCGGTGCAGCTGGGCCGGATCTGGCATCGCGGTCGCCGCGCGGTGAAGTCAGGCGTGCCCGATCCGTCGCTGGCCTACTTCGAGTGGGCGGCGCAGCTGTGCACGCCGAAGTGCCCGAAGGACTGCACCAAGCACGACGATCCGGCCGACCCCGAGGTGTGGGCGAAGACGAA is a window of Microbispora sp. NBC_01189 DNA encoding:
- a CDS encoding NAD(P)/FAD-dependent oxidoreductase, which produces MPQPAAVIVVGAGLAGLACAVHLHRAGVAVRVLEASDGVGGRIRTDLVDGFRLDRGYQVFNTGYPEAARVLDIPALRLRPFTSGVIVFREGRRERVTLPWRHPRQALSGLFARVGTPVDKAVLAALTTRDLLLPDSLVRRRGGAERTTEEELRHWGASPEVVENLFRPFLAGVVLERELETSSRIFHLFWRSFVRGTIGLPALGMERIPEQLAERLPPDAVRLETAVGALTPTGVALDGEGEMGGEMEASAVVVAADPATAGRLLPGLPVPAMRPVTTFYHAAPTSPLGEPTQIVDAEGLITDTIVVTDAAPEYSSDGRALISTSVLGVHGDRDEPRVRDRLARIYGDTSSWEHVATYAIEAALPAMPPPMPLRRPVRLPAEGPGARGARRYVCGDHRDTGSIQGALVSGRRAARAVLEDLHAHPAARDPAGQA
- a CDS encoding cellulose binding domain-containing protein; this encodes MTTRRRFASIAAVASAAALAGAGALPALPASAAAGCRVDYQVTNQWQGGFGTSVTITNLGDAVNGWTLTWSYTAGQTVTQAWNATVTQSGAQVTAKDAGYNGSIPTGGTASFGFNGSWNDSANPVPANFALNGTACTGGVTSSPSASPSPSASPSASPSASPSPSASPSASPSASPSPSASPSASPTRSPSPSPSPSPSPSPSPSPSPSATPTTIPAGARQMENLGRGLISVRSGNGNLVSWRLLGTESIGTGFNVYRGSTKLNSSPITNSTNYVDSGAAADASYTVRAVVDGAEQAASASSLRFTGGDYLDVPIQPPSGGTTPDGVAYTYSANDASVGDLDGDGQYEFVLKWDPSNAKDNSQSGYTGNVFVDAYRLNGSRMWRIDLGRNIRAGAHYTQFQVYDYDGDGRAEVAMKTADGTKDGTGKVIGSSSADYRNSSGYVLSGPEYLTMFNGQTGAAVSTVNYDPPRGTVSSWGDSYGNRVDRFLAATAYLDGARPSLVMSRGYYTRTVIAAWDFRNGSLTKRWTFDSNSSGSQYTGQGNHNLAVADVDGDGRDEIVFGAMAINDNGTPLWNTGNGHGDALHVGDLDPSRAGLEVFKVDEDTSKPAAWMADARTGSIIWTNGSCGCDNGRGVSGDIWAGSPGAESWSAAVSGVYNTRGQNVGRKPGSTNFLVWWDADPVRELLDGTHIDKYGTSSDTRLLTANGVHSNNGTKSTPSLSADLFGDWREEVVWPTNDNTALRIYSTTTATTRQIHTLMHDPTYRLAIAWQNTAYNQPPHPGFFLGDGMATPSRPNIYLR
- a CDS encoding site-specific integrase; translation: MAHIDDRWMRRKRGADGKLLIGANGKPVMEKDPMRYGKGKRWRVRYLDPDDRERNRSFEKKVDAERFKIQVEADVLRGTYVDPDAGKITFRKLAEDVIESRTLDPSTRKVMHTRLTNHVYPVIGSKEIGRLSKRPSMVQAVVKKMESNGLAPSYIGTIMTHVGTVFAVAIDDELITKNPVKTSTVVLPRSTKKKLVPWTAEQVLAMGEALPGRYQAMVAVGAGLGMRQGEILGFGPDDIDWLRGTVKVQRQIKVLSSKLVFALPKGEKVREEPLPESVKLVLAEHMREYEPLTVTLPWRTLDGAPRTARLFFSCPGNAYGGAVYRDRINEIWHAALEQVGIVPKLAAGEKRGHLYREHGMHMLRHYFASVLLTEGESIQAVAEWLGHGDPTITLRVYAHLMPKSDQRMRTLIDRALRRPPGQADGPETAQGAVT
- a CDS encoding helix-turn-helix transcriptional regulator, whose protein sequence is MNAPRSLREVIGERVRDLREAAGKRQEDISRTARSMGLAWSRSKIAALERGEKALSGEELLLLPMLLQWSLDRPVSMSDLFDADGDLQLTSHVRVTARDAPRLLEYDALGNDIVIRPTEQAAQLPGGDPLIWPRIRGRCRELGINGPPAGFAEVLRDSGEAEVRAAYRFKEAPHVFAAISAHLWGRTLTAERDARVRAKEPGDVWDEATANRIYALRGRVTRQLDQEVRVFIANGNAAMRRRLGLDGEE
- a CDS encoding helix-turn-helix domain-containing protein, giving the protein MTTEDALWTTAEAAAYLRRPEGTLRQWRHKGVGPKGFRQMGRVVYRRSEVMRWLEEQERAEAER
- a CDS encoding DUF4326 domain-containing protein encodes the protein MTPPRTRVELRTQSVAPRRVKVEGDRFHGRVPEGAVYVGRAAPGLRRSPFANPHTVGKFCRECGGQVHDQAAAVEAYRRHLRKRPELVERARAELAGRNLACWCRPGEPCHVDVLLAVVPGEEA
- a CDS encoding HNH endonuclease, which gives rise to MCCRCRGPIDPGLPWPDPRSWSLDHLVPLAHGGPLLDPSNAAAAHLSCNSKHGNSIKTKLIPTQVW